The Daphnia magna isolate NIES linkage group LG6, ASM2063170v1.1, whole genome shotgun sequence genome segment ccattCCCCACAACATGATGGCCTTATACGAAAATCTTTTTACCGTGTTTTGATATAATTAAAAGTCCGGCTCAATGTGTGTACATATAACAACatatgacaaaaaaaaaaaaatatgaaattaaCAAGAGCTCGCAAATACACCGTCTTTTACATCCAAATGTTTTACATTTGAGCCTTTCGAGAAAAGTTAGCAAGCCCAAACGGAAACGGTCAGTTCGCTCGAGCCATCCCGTCATGGTACGGTACTTATCCTTATGTCATTCATAAAGAGAAGATACCGtaatcgttaaaaaaaaaaaaaaactattcttATATGAAACTGAATACCTGCTTAGTAAAAAGACATAAAAGCAAATAGACCATTACAACAGGCTGTTGAAGTTCGAATTACGGTATTTCAAGGATGagtcgaattttttttttttttttgtgaaagaACCGAGCCAAGGTTGGGCAacaggaaaaaacaaaacgacgTCAACacagacaacaaaaaataacagttCCGGATCTCCCGGAAGTGGGTTCGACAACACCCACAACAAATCGAGAAGaaagtttcaaaaaagaacaacaaagaCTGGTATATAAAGCTGAGCGTGAGTTTACGCGCTCGTTGTTTGACTGATATGCTGTGGGAAATAACTCAACTAAATGGGCAGGAATTGTAGTCAAAATTGTTGAACACGTTCCCAGTGTTCTTCAAACGAGAGAAAGTGGTTCgcgaaacaaaagaattccTTAAATGAATAAATTCTTTATGAACCAGATTCTTGTTGTCGCCCTTTCCGCATGACATGAGTTGAACGCTCGACTAATTATTAATGCAAATAACACAAAAGATGCCTGCACCGAAAgagaacaacaaaatgaatgcaCCCGTATacactttctttttcttttaattattgATACAATCACCAGAGTTGATCTTGGTTGACTGGCCTCGATTTCGATTGTTCACTGCGGTCTTTCATACCAGCAACGTACCGATACATTTGTCTAATGATTCAATTTGGATATAGGTCtctgatttgaaaaaaaaaatatgtatatcAAGAGATCGAGTGGCCTATTTGCAAGtctatctaaaaaaaaaaaattattcgtgGAATTGGAAACTCTATACAGACCATTAACTGcaggcatttttaaaaaaagacgtcgggaaagacaaaacaaaaacagctttCCGCTCAGAGGGTTACCCATCGATCGATCAATCATTTCGGTGAACATTGTAATTACGTTTTGAACGGGAAGCACAACTCGTTCGCCCAGGAAATGTAAATCGGCAAGACTATACCGCAAAGATGTCGTAAAATGTAGTGGATAGTATAAGCGATTGTAAAATGTGGCTGTCACTTTCGGGACACCATAAAGTATTCAGAGGCGCAAACAACTTTATCAGCACTCTACAATCatcgaattaaaaaaatggacagACAGCGATTAGGCAGCGTTTCTATGTTAAGACCTGTTTAATTGGTGAGCGTGTCAAATGGTTGTTCGTTTCCAAATAACTGAAATTGATTGAAACTATTTGTTCGAAAGAAGGTCGCGTTTCTTTCaaattggggaaaaaaacaaaagaatagcataaagaattgaaaaagaaaattgaagttACAGTTTCCTTGACCTTTTGTAGCAATTAACAATTCGCTACGCCTATAAAAACGGGCACTACGCAAAACGTTTCAAAGTAGAATTAGTTTTAATGGCGTAGAGAAAGTTAAAAGCAATAAATTGCACATGtcaaaaagataaaaagttCCGTGATTTAACTACCAACCGCAGGATAAAAATTGACTGAAAGCTTTAGTAATGAACAACATGTCAGTAATTACCGCGGTGCTCGGCGGAGCTCGGTTAATGGTCTCAAAGATGGTGCGCAGTACGTCAAGAAAAACAACTGATGTGACGGGCGCTAACTGGGACGCGACAAAGTCAATTGTAAAGTAGATTTTCGTTTGCATGCAGATGTGGAAAATTAGTTTCTGTTTTGCCCCTCATTCCTTCAACACCCGGCACGTACCAATCTCCAATGGCACGAAATGCTGTCGGAGAAAGCGCACGAATGCCACGGTAGTGGTGATGGTCATTGAGTTATGACTTTTCGAGGAAGGGGGGGGAATCACAGAGAAATTGAACGATGACGGCAGGTGGGAGCCTGCGGTAATAACAACGGCAACAACCGCCAAGATTCTCGTAAAGGTGTTTTTTTTGCGCTGTCAAAATATATCGTCCAACAATCAACGAAGCACTTACGGATCCTAGAAAGcggcacttttttttttattgagtcTGCatgttacattttttaatatacCAACCTCGTGTCCAAAGAAAACGGATTACGGCAAAACGGAAATCTTTATTCGTCTTTATTATCCACCATCAATTTTCTAAGATCTGCCGTCTGATTCGATAGAAATTGTAATTCTTCCGCTAGTTTATCCGCGTAATCTTCCGACAAATCATCCATCCtatgttccaaatcttcaaCCTGTCAATTCAGCAATGACCAGGTGccacgatttaaaaaaataacaccAACGTCATTTACTGAATTTTGatagaaattcaatttttcataCGCGATCATTCAGAGAGCCGATTTGGCTTGTCAAGTTCTCCGTGCGGTCAATGTCAGGGGTTTGCCAATCGGTGGCTTCAActaaatcaaaagaaactgtacttgaaaagaaaacattgaaaaCACGGCCATACTTTCAACCGTCATTCAAAACTCCTTACTGTGCTGATGGATGTCTACGACTTCAAGAATGAAAGGACTTTATACAGttcacgaaaaacaaaaaacgatggAATCAAAAATAAGGAAACGTCAAGGGAATGTATGATTATAATCAAAATACCGAGAACTGTCGTTAGATTCCAACTGATTGGAAAGGGGAATCAAAGCACCGCTAGGATCACGAAGTTTAAAGACAACCTTTTCTTCGTCGACAATGTGGACCAAATTGAGCTGTCGGTAGACTTGGTATTTTAGCTGCAACGTGCTCGTCTGAGCTGGGATCGATACGCACACCACGCCTCCTGAGCTCATAATCAAATTGCAAAGTTTGAGTGGATTTCAATAGATTAAAAAGTGACAG includes the following:
- the LOC116925228 gene encoding uncharacterized protein LOC116925228 isoform X2; the encoded protein is MRNKELWFQVRLLSHKLREDHSISDGGVVCVSIPAQTSTLQLKYQVYRQLNLVHIVDEEKVVFKLRDPSGALIPLSNQLESNDSSRPFILEVVDIHQHIEATDWQTPDIDRTENLTSQIGSLNDRVEDLEHRMDDLSEDYADKLAEELQFLSNQTADLRKLMVDNKDE
- the LOC116925228 gene encoding uncharacterized protein LOC116925228 isoform X1, producing the protein MRNKELWFQVRLLSHKLREDHSISDGGVVCVSIPAQTSTLQLKYQVYRQLNLVHIVDEEKVVFKLRDPSGALIPLSNQLESNDSSRPFILEVVDIHQHISFDLVEATDWQTPDIDRTENLTSQIGSLNDRVEDLEHRMDDLSEDYADKLAEELQFLSNQTADLRKLMVDNKDE